The DNA region GCCGCCAACCCCGGCATCATTCTCTGGTGCAGTACCGAAGTGCGCAACCGCGTCAACGACGCGATTACGGCGCAAGGGTCAGCGACTCTCCCGACGCCGATTCCGGACGGCTCGTCGCCTCCACCGAACCCACCGAACAACAACGGATCGTGCAACTGATGACGCGCGAATTGGTGCCCGTTAAGTTTTCTCACCGCCGCGCGCAGACGATGCCGTACGGAACGCGCGCGCGTGTGGCCCTGGCGCAAGGTGACATCGAGGGCGGTCTCGCGCTGGCCGGCGTCGATCGCCGCGCCGGCACGGCGACGTACGCATTGCGCATCGCGAACCAAAGCGCCAGTCCTTTGCGCGCGCGCATGGAGTGCGCGCGCTTCCGCGGCGCTCCGGTGCTGGGATACCCGCTGGACGTGCACGTCGCGCCGTTCGCGATTGCCGAAACGCTCTTGCCTGTTCGTCTGGCGGAAGTAGGTCCGTACGATCGCGCAATCGTCAGAGTCTCCGGCGCCGACATTGCCTTTACGCTTGAAGCTCCGGCGCCGCCGCGCCGTAATGCACGGACGCGCTGGATCGGCGGCATCGCCGCCGCCGTCGCGGTGATCTTCGGCGGCGCTTTTGGCGCGGCCACCGCGATGCCGCACCTCGATCTCCTGGCAGCTCCGGCGCGCGCGCTGGCCGGTTCACCGCTCGACGTACCGTATGCATTTCACGGCTGGGCCTCGATGCAGTACGCGTTGCAGACGAAAGACGGCCGGCAGCTCGCCGCCGGTTTGCTGACGCCGGGTCAAGGTACGCTGCACTTCTCCGTTCCGCGCGACGCGGGAACGGATTTGATTCTGGCGGCCAACGTTTCCGGTCCGCTCGGCGTGGAGCATCTCGCGCGGCACATCGTCCTGGCGCCGTTGGCCGTGAAAAAAGTAGCAGCCGCGCCGCGCATAGACGAATTTACCATTTTGACGCCGCAGATCCGCGCGGGCGCGCCATTGCAAGTGCATTATTCGACGAACGCCAAATCGGGCCAAATCTGGCTGATCGATGAAACGGGAAGGCTGTGGGCAAAAGTGCCGATGTCGATCGCCGGCACGAGCGAACTGACCGTTCCGCAAGGCGCTGCAGGCCACAAGATGCGCGTCGTTCTGCACGCGCGCAACGGTGCCGCCGATGCAGTCGCGACGGTCGGCGCGTTCGTGCTTCCGGGCGACGTCGTTACGGCGGATACCGCACCCTCAACTGCCGCGCAGACGCAATCGAGTTTGAGCCTTTCGTCCGATCGCGTTTCTCCCGGGGATGAGATTGTCGTTACGTTAGGCGGGAGTCACGGTGACGCGCGCATCTCGTTAACCGATGCCGCAGGCAACACGATCGAACAGGGTGATCTTCCAACCGGGCAAAGCGCCGTCTCTTTAACGGCGCCCGCGGTGACAACTGCTACGACGTATTATGTTGTGGCGAACGTCTCGTCAGGCGTCTCCGAACAGAGCCTCGTTCGAAAACTTACCGTCGCTCCGCGATAGCGCGCCGCGGCGACAGCGCGACCATCACAACCGCTGCTACGATAAAACCAACGTAGTACGAAAGATCGCCGAATTGCGGATACGCATTCGCGAACGGCCCCGTGTACCAGGCCTGGTCCCAAAAAGGCAGTGAAGCCGCCAACCCGATAAGCCACGCGTAAACGCCCGGACGAATGCTTGGGCCGAATTCGAGCTCTTCCGGCGCGACGCGTTGGCCGCGGCGCTGCAGCCAATCAACCAAGACGACGGCGGCCCACGGTGACGCCCAATACGAAAGCAGCAACAGGAAGTCGGTGTAAAGATTGGCCGTCTCTTTGGGATGCCCGCCGCCGGAGGCAATGAGCGCGCCGAGGACACCGACAACGATCGCGGCGCGCCAGCGAGCGATTCGTACGTGACCCACGATCCCAACGATCACTCCGACACCGAGGGCGAGCCCGATCGTTACCATGGCCGGAACGTGTGAATAGAACAGCAATGCGGTGAGTGCGGCGAAAATCGCGCCGAGGATGACCGGCGCGCGCAGCGAGCGCGTTGGGAATTTCACGACAAGCGCCGCCATGGCACCGGAGTAGAGATTCATGCAATTCGCGGTCAAGGTTCCCAACACGACGCTGAGCAAAATGATCGTCCCCACGAGCTGCGGGGCGCCGACTGACTGTAACAGGCTATGAATCGCGTCCGTGGGAGTTGCCTTGCTGAGATCAAAACCGCGCGCTGCGTACACGGTGGCCGCGCCCATGATCTCCAAAATGATGCACGGTATGACCGTACCAAGAAACGAGTACCACCAGATACGGCGCGGATCCGTGTTTGCAGGGAGATACCGGGAGTAATCGGAGGCGCACGGCACCCAGCCGGTCGCATATGCAAACCCGAGCGCGGTCGCCAAAATGACGCCGCCGATCTCGCCGCCGGCGGCGAACGGCGCGTGCGCGTTGAATGTCGAGCTCCAATTCGCGTGAGTGAACGTAATGACGCCCAACAGCGTAAAGCCGGCGCCCAGCAACACCGAACTCACGCGTTCGAACCAGTGGATCATGTTGTAGCCGTAGACCGCCAGCAATATCTGCAACAGCAGCATGAGTGCGAGCGAGATCGCGTATGTAGCGGCCGATGACGGGATCCGAAACAACGATTGGGCGATCGTTTGCAGCGCATAAGCGCCGAAGACGGAATTGACCGCGAACCAAAGCACTCCGGCCAGGAAGCTCAGCGCCGCGGGCAGTGCGTTGCCATATCGGCCGAAGGCTAAGCGTGAAGCGACCATCTGCGGCACGCCATAACGCGGTCCGAACGTTCCGAGAATGCCCAGCAGCGCAAAACCGACGATATTTCCGACAATCAGCCCGGCCGCGGCCCCGGCCAAACTCGTTCCATAGAGCGCGACGGCGAAGACGCCGACCATCCACGTCGCGATCTCGGCGTTGGCCGAAAACCACAAGCCGAAGAGCGAGCGCGGATTCCCGTGGCGCTGGTCGTCGGGGATGTATTCGATGCCGGTCGGTTCTACTGCGAGAACTTGGTCGCGATAGACCGGTTCGCTCATGCCGCAGTGCGCAGTTCGGAACTCGTCACGAAGCGCACTCCGGCTTTCTCCATTTCTTCGATTGCCTGGGTCTCGTCTTGCGGACGCACCGCGACGGGCGCGATTGCGTCGCTCACGACGAGCGTTTCAAATCCGCTCTGCGCCGCGGCGAGCGCGGTCTCTTTCACGCAGTAATCGGTCGCGAGTCCCGCCACGAAGATGCGTTGCACGCCGCGGGCGCGCAATCGTTCCGCCAGATCCGAGTTTTCGAAAGCACTGTATCCGTGCCACGGCGGCATCGATCCCTTGCTCAAGATCTCGTCGACGTACGCCAGGTTCATCTTCGGCGCAAAACCGGCACCGTACGTGTGCTGCAAACAATGGTAGGGCCACGTCCCGCCGTAGTCTTTGAAGTGCGGATGTTCGCGCGGATGCCAGTCGCGCGTCGCCACGACGTACGGAAAGAGCGGCATGATGCGCTCCAGCGGTCCGAAGATGCGATTCCCCTGCGCTACCGGCAGCGCGCCGCCGGGCAAGAAATCGTTTTGGACGTCTACGACGATGAGTGCGTCACCCGCTCCGATCGTTTGCATGGTTACCTGTTTTGAATCTGCGCGATCCAGTGTTCGACCGCGTCCGGCGCCGAGGGTAAGGAGGCCGACAGATTCTCGTGACCGTCCGCGGTGACGACCACGTCGTCTTCGATGCGCACGCCGATGCCGCGGAACCGCTCGGGTACCGTGCCGTCATCCGGCTGAAAGTAGAGTCCCGGTTCAACCGTGAGCACCATGCCGGTTTGCAGCTTGCTGTAACGGTAATTCTCGGAGCGCGCTTTGGCGCAGTCGTGCACGTCGAGGCCGAGCATGTGGCTGACGCCGTGCAGCGAGTAGCGGCGGTGAAATTGGTTTTGCGGATCGACGGCTTCGTCGAGCGAACACTTGAGAATACCGAGATCGATGAGCCCTTTTGCGAGCACGCGTATCGCCGCGCGATACGGTGCGAGAAACTCGTTGCCCGGCTTGACTTGTTCGAAGGCCGCGCGTTGCGCTTCATACACGAGCTCGTAGACCGCGCGTTGTTCGGCGCTGAAGCGCCCGGATATCGGCATCGTGCGCGTGACATCGGCCGTATACAGCGACTCGACTTCGACGCCCGCGTCAACCAGAAGCAGTTCTCCCTTGCGCACCTCGCCGTTCGTGCGAACCCAATGCAGCGTGCATGCATGCTCGCCTGCGGCCGCGATTGTGAGGTAGCCGGTGTCGTTGGCTTCGATGCGCGCGCGCGAAGTGAACGCCGTTTCGATCTCGCGTTCGGAGCGGGCGCGTGACATTACGCGGATGATGTCTTCGAAACCGCGTTTGGTGATCTCGACGGCTTTTCGCAATTCGCTGATCTCGTAGTCGTCTTTGATCAGGCGCATCTCGGAGAGATGCGTTGCGAGTTCGGTATCGTCCTCAACGTTGCGAATCGTCAGCCCGCGTGCGCGAAGTTCGTCGAGATACTGATCGGTCTGGTCCATCGGACGGCAGCGATCGACGCCGAAGAAGAGTTGACTCTCGTCAACGCCGCGGTGGCGTCCAACCCACAATTCACCGTGCACGCGATCGGCGAAAAACTTCGCGTCGCCGCGGTTATGCGCGGGCACGAACAGAACCGACTCGTGCGAACCGTTGCGCGGCTCGAGCACCAGCGTGGATCCGGCTTCACCGGGACCCATCAAGTACGCAAAGTCGCTCGATGGGCGGTAGCGGAAGCTTGTATCGTTCGAACGCGTCTTTTCTTCGCCCGCCGGAATCACGAGCACGGCATCGGAAAAATCTTTCGAGAGAGCAGCGCGTCGCGCGCTATAGCGCTCGACTTGGTCGGCACGCGATACGGTAATCGGCGCGTCGACCCACCCTTCGGACATAAATCGAACGAACGCCTCGGGCGAATCCGGATCGTAGCTCGTTCTGGCGGGAGCAGCTTGGGGTGCTTTGCGAGTTTCCATGGGGGTGGGGGTTCGCGGTCAGCGCAGTTTGGTCTTGGCCTGCGCCTGCCGTACTTGCTTAGTTTGGGCCACAACCTGCCCTGAGCTTGCCGAAGGCTCCGCCGGTTCGGGCGCGGGCGCGGCGGCTTCCTCGGCCTTGGGCCGGGTGTGCTTCAGATTGGCCAGGGTCGCCTGGAAGCGCTTGGCTCCCGGGTCGCCACCTTTTCTTGCTCGTGCCATCGTCTCTTTATGATTCTCCCCCAGTTCCCAAGGTTTCGAGGTCTACCGGGTCCCGTTTCGCTTGGCCACGCGCTCGCTGCGGCGTCCCGCCTCCGCTCACCCTGCCTCTTCAGGCCGCTCTCGCCATCCATGCCCTTCGACAGGCTCAGGACTCGGCGCTAACGCGCCTGCGGCGAAACGGGACCCGGTAGGCCCCGAACCTTAGGTGAAAGTCATTTTCACTTTTTGACAGGATAGGGTAGAATCGTCTCCTCAAACCCTCACAGCTTGAAGAGAAAGTGACCGTTCATGTTGGCACAGGTTGGCAAGCCCGCCCCCGATTTTAAACTGAAGAGCACCAAAGGCGCGACCAGTTCGAAGGACCTCGGCAAGGAGATATCGCTGTCCGACTACCGCGGACGCTGGCTGGTTTTCTTCTTTTATCCGCTGGATTTCACGTTCGTCTGCCCGACGGAGATTACGGCGCTCTCGGATCGCGCCGACGAATTTAAAGCCGTCGATTGCGACGTGCTCGGCGCGTCGACCGATTCGGTTTTCAGCCACTGGGCGTGGATCAACACGCCGCGCGAGAAGAACGGAATCGCCGGCCTGAAGTATCCGCTGGTCGCCGACTTTACAAAGGAAACGGCGCGCGCGTACGGCGTGCTCAACGAAACGAGCGGCGCGGCGCAGCGCGGTCTCTTCATCATCGATCCTGAAGGCGTGCTGAAATATGCCGTCGTGACGGACGACAACGTCGGCCGCAGCGTCGAGGAGACGCTTCGCGTGTTGCAGGCATTGCAAACCGGCGGCCTCTGCCCGGCCGAATGGAAGCCCGGCAAAGCGTTGCTGCAAAAAGTCTAATGCCCTTACGGATGCGCAGCCCTCTCCCATCGCTGGAGGGGGTTGCGACGTGGGTCAACGGCGAGCCGAAATCCGAAGACTTGCGCGGCTTTCCCGTGCTGGTGCACTTTTGGTCGATCACGTGCCATCTCTGCCACAACGCAGCCGAACAACTCAGCGCGTGGCGCGAGCGGTTCGGGAAAGAGGGCATGATCTTCATCGCGGTCCATCAGCCGCGTTCCGAAGCCGAACTCGACGTCGAAGCCGTCCGTAAGGACGCGATCGAGGAGATGGGCTTCACGCAACCGTGCGCGATCGACAACGAGCACACTATCGTCGATCGTTTTCAAAACCAATTCGTGCCTTCGTATTACGTCTTCAACCGGCGCCACGAGCTGCGCCATTTCCAAGCCGGCGATAAAGGCCACGATCGCTTGGAAGCCGCGATCGCGCGCGTTATCGAAGAGCCCGCCGAGGACGAAGTCCTTCAGTAATAGGGGACCGCGCTTTCCGCAAATAACGGGTATGCCTCATGTTTAGCGCCCAGGAGCTGCGGGCGATACCGTTTCTTTCCACGCTTGCCGATAGAGAGTTGGAGTATCTCTCCGGCGTGGTTGCCGATATTCACGTGCTTGCGAATGAGTACGTCATGCATGAAGGCGATAGCCCGGCGCTATTCGTCGTGATGGAGGGGCGCCTCGACGTCACGAAGATCATCGACGGAGCCGAACGCGTACTCGGAGTGCGCACGCGCGGCGACCTGTTCGGCCAAGTATCGGTGGTGCTGAATACGCCGACTCCCGCAAGCCTGCGCGCATCCGAGCCGTCCCGCGTCATTCGAATCGAAGTCAGAGATTATCACTCTGTTGCCGCTGCCGCACCGGATTTCGCGGCCGAGCTTGCCAAATCTGCGATCGATCGCATCGAAGGGCTTCAAGAGATCGCGGCGGAGCCGCCGCGTCCGGAGCTCGTCGTCATCGGATCCCAATGGGATTTGGCCTGCCACGATCTGCGAAACTTCCTGCAGCGCAACCACATCGAGTTTGATTGGCTGACGCCGGAGGATCTGCGCGCTGTGGAAATGCTCGAGCGCGCCGGTGCGGATTCGCAACTGCCGCTCGTACGGCTTAGGGACGGAAAACTTCTCGCGTGTCCGACACACGCGCAGATCGCGAAGGCCCTCGGCCTTTCGGTCACTCCCGCCCAAACCGAATACGATGTCGTTATCTTCGGAGCCGGTCCGGCCGGGTTAGCCGCTGCCGTTTATGGCGCATCGGAAGGCCTGAGCACGGTGCTGATCGAGCGCGAAGCTCCCGGCGGGCAAGCCGGCACGTCGTCTCGGATCGAGAATTACTTGGGCTTTCCCTTCGGGCTGTCCGGTGACGAACTGGCGAGTCGCGCGTTCGCGCAAGCCAAACGCTTAGGAGCCGAGATCGTCGTGACGCGAGTCGTCGAAGGGATAGACGCGGCCTCGCATATGGTGCGGCTCGACGGCGGCGATACGCTGCACGGGCGCACGATCATTCTAGCGATGGGCGTTGCGTGGCGCCGCTTGGCGCTCGATTCGGCAACGCCGCTGATCGGGCGCGGAGTCTATTATGGCGCCGCGCGCAGCGAAGCCAGGACGATCCAAGGCAAGGACGTGCACGTGATCGGGGGCGGAAACTCTGCCGGGCAGGCCGCGCTCTCGTTTTCCGAACACGCGCGCTCGGTGACGCTGCTGGTTCGCGGCGACTCGCTCGAGAAGAGTATGTCCTACTATTTGATCGAGCAACTAAAGAACAAGAAGAACGTCCAGGTTCGATTGCACTCCGAGGTTGCGCGTGTGTATGGTGAGCTGCACATCGAGGCGATTGACGTGCTCGATCGCGATACCGGGAAGACGTCACGCTGCGAGACGGCCGCGCTCTTCGTGATGATTGGCGCGGATGCGGAGACGGCGTGGCTTCCCGAAGAGATCGCGCGCGACGAAAACGGCTACGTCTTGACCGGCGCCGACGTTCTAAGAACCGGACTTTGGCACGAAGAACGCGACCCCCATTTGCTCGAGACGACCATGCCGGGAATCTACGCAGTCGGTGACGTGCGCGCAGGATCGGTGAAACGCGTTGCGGCCAGCGTCGGCGAAGGCAGCATGGCGATCGCATTGGTACACCAGTACCTGCAGCGCGAGGCCGTGGCCAAGTGACGATCTCCGCGCTAGCAGTAGTTGCCGGCGCGATCATCGTGCTGGTTGCGATCGCCAAGCGCATTAACGTGGCCTATCCGATCGTGCTCGTCCTTGGCGGAATTGCGATCGGCTATATTCCAGGGGTGCCGACGGCGACGATGCGGCCCGATCTCGTGCTGCTCGTGTTCTTGCCGCCGCTGTTGTATTGGGAGAGCGTCACCGCGCCCAGCAGCGATTTCAAAACCGGCGCCTGGTGGATCTTTCAACTTGCGTTCGGCTTGGTCGTAGTCACGACGGTGGCCGTGGCGGTCGTCATCCATTTCATTGACGCGAATGTCGGATGGGCGGCCGCCTTCGTGCTCGGCGCCATCGTCGCGTCAACGGATGAAGTCGCCTTCGTCACCCTTGCCGAACGGCTGCGCGTTCCGCGCCACCTGGTAGCGACGATTGAAGGCGAGAGTTTGATCAATGACGCGACGTCGCTGATCCTCTACGGGGTTGCCGTCGCAGCCGTTGTGGGGCAAAGCTTTTCACTGGGACACGCCCTCGGTTCGCTGGTTCTGTCCGTCGTCGCGGCAGTTGCGATCGGCATCGTCGCAGGTGCCATCGTGGTGGGCGCGTGGGCGCTGGCGCAGGACGAAGACGTGCAGCCCATCATCTCGCTGATTGCTCCGTACATCTCGTACCTGCCGGCATATTTTTTGGGGGTGTCGGGCGTGCTGGCCGTCGTCGTGACGGGATTGTTCGTCAGCCGGTTTACTCCGCGCGTCTTGCTGCCGCGGACGCGTTTGCGGGCCGTCGGATTCTGGGTGACGATCGTTT from Candidatus Rubrimentiphilum sp. includes:
- a CDS encoding cytosine permease, which produces MSEPVYRDQVLAVEPTGIEYIPDDQRHGNPRSLFGLWFSANAEIATWMVGVFAVALYGTSLAGAAAGLIVGNIVGFALLGILGTFGPRYGVPQMVASRLAFGRYGNALPAALSFLAGVLWFAVNSVFGAYALQTIAQSLFRIPSSAATYAISLALMLLLQILLAVYGYNMIHWFERVSSVLLGAGFTLLGVITFTHANWSSTFNAHAPFAAGGEIGGVILATALGFAYATGWVPCASDYSRYLPANTDPRRIWWYSFLGTVIPCIILEIMGAATVYAARGFDLSKATPTDAIHSLLQSVGAPQLVGTIILLSVVLGTLTANCMNLYSGAMAALVVKFPTRSLRAPVILGAIFAALTALLFYSHVPAMVTIGLALGVGVIVGIVGHVRIARWRAAIVVGVLGALIASGGGHPKETANLYTDFLLLLSYWASPWAAVVLVDWLQRRGQRVAPEELEFGPSIRPGVYAWLIGLAASLPFWDQAWYTGPFANAYPQFGDLSYYVGFIVAAVVMVALSPRRAIAERR
- a CDS encoding isochorismatase family protein, giving the protein MQTIGAGDALIVVDVQNDFLPGGALPVAQGNRIFGPLERIMPLFPYVVATRDWHPREHPHFKDYGGTWPYHCLQHTYGAGFAPKMNLAYVDEILSKGSMPPWHGYSAFENSDLAERLRARGVQRIFVAGLATDYCVKETALAAAQSGFETLVVSDAIAPVAVRPQDETQAIEEMEKAGVRFVTSSELRTAA
- a CDS encoding aminopeptidase P family protein, whose amino-acid sequence is METRKAPQAAPARTSYDPDSPEAFVRFMSEGWVDAPITVSRADQVERYSARRAALSKDFSDAVLVIPAGEEKTRSNDTSFRYRPSSDFAYLMGPGEAGSTLVLEPRNGSHESVLFVPAHNRGDAKFFADRVHGELWVGRHRGVDESQLFFGVDRCRPMDQTDQYLDELRARGLTIRNVEDDTELATHLSEMRLIKDDYEISELRKAVEITKRGFEDIIRVMSRARSEREIETAFTSRARIEANDTGYLTIAAAGEHACTLHWVRTNGEVRKGELLLVDAGVEVESLYTADVTRTMPISGRFSAEQRAVYELVYEAQRAAFEQVKPGNEFLAPYRAAIRVLAKGLIDLGILKCSLDEAVDPQNQFHRRYSLHGVSHMLGLDVHDCAKARSENYRYSKLQTGMVLTVEPGLYFQPDDGTVPERFRGIGVRIEDDVVVTADGHENLSASLPSAPDAVEHWIAQIQNR
- a CDS encoding peroxiredoxin: MAQVGKPAPDFKLKSTKGATSSKDLGKEISLSDYRGRWLVFFFYPLDFTFVCPTEITALSDRADEFKAVDCDVLGASTDSVFSHWAWINTPREKNGIAGLKYPLVADFTKETARAYGVLNETSGAAQRGLFIIDPEGVLKYAVVTDDNVGRSVEETLRVLQALQTGGLCPAEWKPGKALLQKV
- a CDS encoding redoxin domain-containing protein, whose product is MRSPLPSLEGVATWVNGEPKSEDLRGFPVLVHFWSITCHLCHNAAEQLSAWRERFGKEGMIFIAVHQPRSEAELDVEAVRKDAIEEMGFTQPCAIDNEHTIVDRFQNQFVPSYYVFNRRHELRHFQAGDKGHDRLEAAIARVIEEPAEDEVLQ
- a CDS encoding FAD-dependent oxidoreductase, with amino-acid sequence MFSAQELRAIPFLSTLADRELEYLSGVVADIHVLANEYVMHEGDSPALFVVMEGRLDVTKIIDGAERVLGVRTRGDLFGQVSVVLNTPTPASLRASEPSRVIRIEVRDYHSVAAAAPDFAAELAKSAIDRIEGLQEIAAEPPRPELVVIGSQWDLACHDLRNFLQRNHIEFDWLTPEDLRAVEMLERAGADSQLPLVRLRDGKLLACPTHAQIAKALGLSVTPAQTEYDVVIFGAGPAGLAAAVYGASEGLSTVLIEREAPGGQAGTSSRIENYLGFPFGLSGDELASRAFAQAKRLGAEIVVTRVVEGIDAASHMVRLDGGDTLHGRTIILAMGVAWRRLALDSATPLIGRGVYYGAARSEARTIQGKDVHVIGGGNSAGQAALSFSEHARSVTLLVRGDSLEKSMSYYLIEQLKNKKNVQVRLHSEVARVYGELHIEAIDVLDRDTGKTSRCETAALFVMIGADAETAWLPEEIARDENGYVLTGADVLRTGLWHEERDPHLLETTMPGIYAVGDVRAGSVKRVAASVGEGSMAIALVHQYLQREAVAK
- a CDS encoding Na+/H+ antiporter; this translates as MTISALAVVAGAIIVLVAIAKRINVAYPIVLVLGGIAIGYIPGVPTATMRPDLVLLVFLPPLLYWESVTAPSSDFKTGAWWIFQLAFGLVVVTTVAVAVVIHFIDANVGWAAAFVLGAIVASTDEVAFVTLAERLRVPRHLVATIEGESLINDATSLILYGVAVAAVVGQSFSLGHALGSLVLSVVAAVAIGIVAGAIVVGAWALAQDEDVQPIISLIAPYISYLPAYFLGVSGVLAVVVTGLFVSRFTPRVLLPRTRLRAVGFWVTIVFVLNAFIFVLIGLQFRSIVSTLSHLSHSIGTLILYGVIVSAVVIVVRIVWVFAQALLPVTNEPEHAEGEADWSHVAVLAWTGMRGGISLAAALAIPLTVATGPFPQRDLIIFLTLCVLLATLVGQGGSLPWLLKRLKVKDDGADEREERLAMARTARIALIKLSALRRERQIPDPIMMALRQRFRSRWREFENTRDGSAYRERIASLYRGIERELLDVQRAELIRLRDRGKIDNTVMRRVLTLLDLEDQEISMLGSTGHMDLDPEK